One genomic window of Daphnia pulex isolate KAP4 chromosome 12, ASM2113471v1 includes the following:
- the LOC124208684 gene encoding glycine-rich cell wall structural protein 1.8-like gives MHCSNKVWIILAVAMAIFGASDAGHLRTGGYGGGFGGGFGGGYGGGHVSSFSGHGAGYGSFGGGAGYGSFGGGAGHGSFGGGHGGGYARPVSVVVVGGGHGSGYGSGGGRGSGYGGGSHGHRCPHC, from the exons ATGCATTGCAGCAACAAG GTTTGGATCATTTTGGCCGTGGCCATGGCGATTTTCGGAGCCTCGGATGCCGGTCATCTCAGAACTGGAGGGTACGGCGGAGGGTTCGGCGGTGGGTTCGGCGGAGGATACGGTGGGGGACATGTATCCTCATTCTCAGGACACGGAGCTGGATACGGAAGCTTTGGCGGAGGAGCCGGATATGGAAGCTTTGGCGGAGGAGCTGGACATGGAAGCTTTGGCGGAGGGCACGGAGGTGGATACGCCAGACCGGtatctgttgttgttgtcggcgGAGGTCATGGTTCCGGATATGGAAGTGGAGGAGGCCGTGGTTCCGGATACGGAGGTGGAAGCCACGGACACAGATGCCCACATTGTTGA
- the LOC124208683 gene encoding trafficking protein particle complex subunit 3-like — protein MARPGVRATDAKKINSELFTLTYGALVSQLLKDYENAEDVNRQLDRMGYNIGVRIIEDFLARTSTARCTDMRDTAEKIQSAFKMYLGVNPTVTSWSSASDEFSLLFDQNPMTEFVELPESCLSLKYCNLFCGIIRGACEMVQLEVTSWFVQDSLKGDPTTELRVKFVKKLEDAMPAGED, from the exons ATGGCGAGACCTGGTGTTAGAGCAACCGATGCAAAAAAGATT AATTCCGAGCTGTTTACGTTGACTTATGGAGCATTAGTAAGTCAGCTATTGAAGGATTACGAGAATGCTGAGGATGTGAATCGACAACTTGACAGAATGGGATACAATATTGGTGTTAGGATCATTGAAGATTTCCTAGCACGAACATCAACTGCCAGATGTACTGACATGAGAGATACTGCAGAGAAGATTCAAAGTGCTTTCAAAATGTATCTTGGAGTGAACCCTACCGTCACCAGCTGGTCCTCTGCCAGTGATGAGTTTTCACTCTTGTTCGATCAAAACCCTATGACAGAATTTGTAGAGTTGCCAGAGAGCTGTCTCAGCCTTAAGTACTGTAATCTATTCTGTGGCATTATCAGGGGAGCCTGTGAAATG gTGCAACTTGAAGTCACCAGTTGGTTCGTCCAAGATTCTTTGAAAGGAGATCCAACCACAGAACTCAGAGTCAAGTTTGTCAAGAAATTAGAAGATGCTATGCCTGCTGGAGAAGATTAA
- the LOC124208680 gene encoding probable cleavage and polyadenylation specificity factor subunit 2: MTSIIKFCALSGALDDSPHSYLLKVDDFTFLLDCGWDEKCSEGFIHELKKHVNKIDAVLLSYPDQLHLGALPYAVGKLGLTCPVYATVPVYKMGQMFMYDWYQSKDNMEDFDLFTLDDVDNSFDKVVQLKYSQSVPLKGKGQGLIITPLPAGHMLGGTVWKIVKDGEEDIIYAVDYNHKKERHLNGCELEKIQRPSLLITDAYNTLYAQPRRRSRDEKLMTNILQTLRGGGNVLVAVDTAGRVLELAHMLEQLWRNQESGLRAYSLALLNNVAYNVNEFAKSQIEWMSDKLMKSFEGARNNPFGFKYLQLCHTLPEVLRIAGSKVVLSSCPDLECGFARDLFALWCSDARNSIILTSRSGQGTLGQRLHDQRNLKSVTLELKQRVKLEGAELEEFRRKEREKNILSGIKIKDQIAAESSESEDEVKKGRHDIVVRSDDKTTGAVQHFFKSSKKHPTMFPYFEDKIKFDEYGEIIRPEDYVIAESEDHEMADYSVEKPKWEEEPEAECPTKCISTTTTLAINASIMHIDFEGRSDGESIIKLIESMKPKRTIVVRGSSESCQALQNLCLSTGSSDNKAFIARKGETIDATIESHIYQVRLKDSLLSSLSFGKAKDAEVAWIDARLTYQAEDLRDLDDKENNSLRKEQAPLLEPLEPKDIPGHETSYINELKLSDFKQVLVRNGISSEFIGGVLWCCNGNVALRRNESGRVTLEGCISDDYYRVRELLYEQYAII; the protein is encoded by the exons ATGACGTCTATCATCAAGTTTTGCGCGCTTTCGGGCGCGCTTGACGATTCGCCACATTCGTACCTTCTCAAAGTTGACGATTTCACTTTCTTGCTGGACTGTGGATGGGATGAAAAGTGTTCAGAAGGATTTATACATGAACTAAAGAAGCATGTCAACAAAATTGATGCAGTGCTTCTATCCTATCCTGATCAGCTGCACTTGGGAGCTTTGCCATATGCAGTTGGAAAACTTGGACTAACATGTCCAGTGTATGCAACAGTTCCTGTTTACAAAATGGGTCAGATGTTTATGTACGATTGGTATCAATCCAAAGACAACAT GGAAGACTTCGATCTATTCACTCTGGATGATGTTGACAATTCGTTTGACAAAGTTGTTCAGTTGAAATACAGCCAAAGTGTGCCTCTCAAAG GAAAGGGACAAGGATTGATCATCACACCCCTTCCAGCAGGGCACATGTTGGGAGGAACTGTGTGGAAAATAGTAAaagatggagaagaagatatcATTTATGCTGTTGACTACAATCATAAAAAAGAACGCCACTTAAACGGTTGTGAGTTGGAGAAAATTCAGCGACCGTCTCTTCTCATTACCGATGCGTATAACACCCTTTACGCGCAACCCAGAAGGCGAAGTCGTGACGAAAAGCTCATGACCAACATTCTACAGACTCttagaggaggaggaaacgtCCTTGTTGCTGTCGATACGGCTGGAAGAGTTCTCGAATTGGCTCATATGTTGGAGCAACTATGGAGAAATCAAGAATCTGGCTTGAGAGCCTACAGTTTGGCTCTTTTGAACAATGTGGCTTATAATGTCAACGAGTTCGCCAAGTCACAGATCGAATGGATGTCAgataaattaatgaaatccTTTGAAGGGGCCAGGAATAATCCTTTTGGATTCAA ATATTTGCAGCTGTGTCATACATTGCCAGAAGTCCTCCGTATTGCTGGCTCAAAAGTTGTTCTCTCAAGCTGCCCAGATCTGGAGTGTGGATTCGCCAGGGATTTATTTGCCTTATGGTGTTCTGATGCAAGAAACTCTATCATTCTAACCAGCCGGTCAGGACAAGGAACGCTGGGCCAGCGGCTACATGATCAGCGTAACTTGAAATCTGTCACGCTCGAGCTTAAACAACGAGTCAAACTAGAGG gtgcgGAATTGGAAGAATTCCGTAGAAAAGAAcgcgaaaaaaatattttatctgggataaaaataaaagatcagATAGCGGCGGAGTCTAGTGAATCTGAAGACGAAGTCAAGAAAGGCCGACATGATATTGTTGTCCGGTCCGACGATAAAACGACAGGAGCAGTgcaacacttttttaaaagttccaAGAAACATCCTACCATGTTCCCATATTTTGAAGACAAAATCAAATTCGACGAGTATGGCGAAATTATCCGCCCGGAAGACTACGTCATTGCCGAGTCGGAAGATCACGAAATGGCCGATTATTCGGTTGAAAAGCCTAAATGGGAAGAAGAG CCGGAAGCAGAGTGCCCTACCAAGTGCATTTCTACCACAACGACCCTAGCAATCAATGCAAGCATCATGCATATTGATTTCGAAGGACGATCTGATGGTGAATCCATTATCAAACTGATTGAATCGATGAAACCGAAACGAACCATCGTCGTCAGGGGATCATCCGAATCCTGTCAAGCACTGCAAAATTTGTGTCTTTCAACcg gATCATCTGATAATAAAGCATTTATAGCACGAAAAGGGGAAACAATAGATGCAACTATTGAAAGTCACATCTACCAAGTGAGGTTGAAAGACTCTTTACTTTCTTCACTTTCATTCGGTAAAGCCAAGGATGCTGAAGTCGCTTGGATTGATGCAAGGCTAACTTATCAA gCAGAGGACTTGAGGGACTTGGacgataaagaaaataattcgcTCCGTAAAGAACAAGCTCCGCTGTTAGAGCCTTTAGAACCTAAAGAT ATTCCTGGCCACGAAACATCGTACATCAACGAACTAAAATTATCGGACTTTAAACAAGTACTTGTGCGTAATGGTATCTCGTCCGAGTTTATCGGTGGTGTTCTTTGGTGTTGTAACGGTAACGTTGCACTGCGTAGG AATGAATCGGGTAGAGTAACTCTCGAAGGCTGTATATCCGACGACTATTATCGCGTCAGAGAACTACTTTACGAACAATACGCTATTATATAG